Proteins encoded by one window of Nicotiana tabacum cultivar K326 chromosome 10, ASM71507v2, whole genome shotgun sequence:
- the LOC107765184 gene encoding uncharacterized protein LOC107765184, with protein MCDSFQRTVTIMKRHEMPLNGIMEVEIFDVWGIDFMGPFPLSSGCKYILVAVDYVSKWVEAISLPTNDAKVVVNFMKKHIFTRHKVATAYHPQTSGQVEASTREIKQILEKTVSARRKDWVAKLDDALWLVYRKACHLPVELEHEAYWAITKLNFDTDLVGRKRLMQLNDLDEFLLHAYENAKFYKEKTKCWHDKHIHHREFEPRQLVLLFNSRLRLFRGKLKLRWLGPFEIVRVTPHGAIKLHILGDKRTFLVNGQRVKHYYRGDFDRQKSKVLLVDD; from the exons ATGTGTGATAGTTTCCAGAGAACAGTAACAATTATGAAAAGGCATGAGATGCCACTGAATGGTATTATGGAGGTTGaaatctttgatgtgtggggaattgattttatgggtccgtttCCCTTGTCCAGTGGGTGTAAGTACATTTTGGTGGCCGTTGACTATGTGTcgaagtgggtggaggccatttcTCTTCCTACCAATGATGCCAAGGTTGTGGTCAACTTTATGAAAAAACATatctttacaag ACATAAGGTTGCAACCGCTTACCATCCTCAGACTAGTGGACAAGTTGAAGCGTCAACTAGAGAGATAAAGCAAATTCTAGAGAAGACGGTTAGTGCAAGAAGGAAAGATTGGGTTGCAAAgcttgatgatgctctatgg CTTGTTTATAGGAAGGCATGCCATttaccggtggaacttgagcatgagGCATACTGGGCGATAACGAAACTGAACTTTGATACAGATTTAGTGGGTAGAAAGCGGTTGATGCAATTGAACGATCTTGATGAGTTTCTCTTGCACGCGTATGAGAATGCCAAGttctataaagaaaagaccaagtgttggcatgataagcatatccatcATCGCGAGTTCGAACCACGCCAATTGGTTCTCTTATTCAATTCAAGGTTGAGACTCTTTCGGGGGAAGCTCAAATTGAGATGGTTGGGCCCGTTTGAGATAGTGAGAGTCACTCCACATGGTGCAATTAAGCTGCACATCTTAGGAGACAAGAGAACGTTCTTAGTGAACGGACAAAGAGTCAAGCACTATTATAGAGGTGACTTTGATCGTCAGAAGTCGAAGGTGTTACTTGTCGATGATTAG
- the LOC107765183 gene encoding uncharacterized protein LOC107765183 codes for MAENQQLRIEFKNLERQFGQMADNQNTRPTGALPSDTEKNPQVNAVTLQNGRELVEVPKKKKKSNMLKQIHLNIPLMDMLPKYAKYIKDIMANKRKLTEFETVTLTEECTSRIQHKLPQKLKDPGSFTIPVRIGEIDVGRALCDLAASINLMLLLMFKQLGFGAPGPTMMMLQLAARSYIYPEGVIEDVLLQIGKFIFPAYFIIVDYEADVLVPIILGRPLLATGDSILKVWEGKMILRVDNEEAVFNVYRDIQLPRHYEDLSMISVVEINKPAVDPSAFIDDALEKALMLFNHLELEEEAEEMLQILDEEKLLRVLREHKHAIGWTMSDIKIVVASEDQEKTTFTCPYGTYVFKRMLFGLCNAHATFQRCMMAIFTDMLELFVDVFMDDFSVFGPSSDECLTNLAKVLARLLEKDVPFKFDDACLKVFEELKKQLVSAPIIVSPDCNEPFELMCDANDVAIGAILSQRRRKIFRSIYYTKKELLTVVWTFDIFRAYLEFDLEIRDCKGTENQVADHLSMLETQNHVAKGDVIKETFTDEQLLAVTVAEVPWYADFVNYLASGEMSPDLEHHAKKKFLRDVRSYVWDKLFLFKTFIDQLMRRCVPESEINAILHDCHASSYGGHHAGDKTTAKVLQSGFY; via the exons ATGGCTGAGAATCAACAATTGCGCATAGAGTTCAAaaatctagagaggcagtttggGCAAATGGCAGACAATCAGAATACTAGACCTACTGGAGCTCTCCCAAGTGATACAGAAAAAAATCCTCAAGTCAATGCAGTGACATTGCAAAATGGGAGAGAGTTGGTAGAAGTgcctaagaagaaaaaaaagagca ATATGCTGAAGCAGATACACTTGAACATCCCTTTGATGGACATGCTCccaaaatatgcaaaatatatTAAGGATATAATGGCAAATAAAAGGAAGTTAACTGAGTTTGAGACCGTcacacttactgaggagtgcacttccagGATTCAACATAAGCTTCCACAAAAGCTCAAGGATCCAGGTAGTTTTACCATCCCCGTAAGGATTGGTGAAATTGATGTAGGTAGAGCCTTGTGTGATTTGGCCGCAAGTATCAATCTGATGTTGTTGTTAATGTTCAAACAATTGGGCTTTGGAGCGCCGGGACCCACCATGATGATGCTACAGTTAGCTGCTAGATCTTATATTTATCCTGAGGGGGTAATTGAGGACGTCTTGCTGCAGATTGGAAAGTTTATTTTCCCTGCATATTTTATCATCGTGGACTACGAGGCTGATGTGTTAGTTCCTATCATCTTGGGACGGCCTCTCTTGGCCACTGGAGATTCAATTCTCAAAGTCTGGGAAGGTAAGATGATCTTGAGGGTGGACAATGAAGAAGCAGTCTTCAATGTATATCGAGATATTCAGTTGCCTCGTCATTACGAGGACCTGTCCATGATTTCTGTGGTGGAGATAAATAAACCAGCCGTAGATCCAAGTGCGTTTATTGATGATGCACTAGAAAAAGCATTGATGTTGTTCAATCACTTGGAActtgaagaagaggctgaggagatGTTGCAAATTTTGGAC GAAGAGAAGCTCTTAAGGGTGCTGAGGGAGCACAAGCATGCCATTGGTTGGACAATGTCTGATATAAAG atagTTGTTGCCtcggaagatcaagaaaagaccacttttACATGCCCTTATGGTACTTATGTATTTAAGAGAATGTTATTTGGTTTATGTAACGCAcatgcgacttttcaaaggtgtatgatggctattttcaccgatatgtTGGAATTGTTTGTGGatgtcttcatggatgatttttctgtgtttggtccTTCTTCTGATGAATGCTTAACCAATCTTGctaaagtgcttgctag GTTGTTAGAGAAGGATGTGCCATTCAAGTTTGACGATGCTTGTCTGAAAGTGTTCGAGGAGCTGAAAAAGCAGTTAGTGAGTGCACCAATCATAGTGTCCCCTGACTGTAACgagccatttgagttgatgtgtgatGCTAATGATGTTGCAATTGGGGCCATATTGAGCCAAAGGAGGAGAAAAATATTTCGCTCCATTTACTACACAA AAAAGGAGTTGCTTACTGTAGTGTGGACGTTCGATATATTTCGAGCCTATTTG gaatttgatttggagatccgaGACTGTaaaggaacagagaatcaagtAGCTGATCACTTGTCCATGTTAGAAACTCAAAATCATGTAGCTAAGGGAGATGTTATCAAGGAAACCTTCACAGATGAGCAATTACTGGCTGTTACTGTTGCGGAggtgccatggtatgcagattttgTGAACTATCTGGCAAGTGGGGAAATGTCGCCTGATCTAGAACATCATGCTAAAAAGAAGTTCTTGCGAGATGTGAGATCATATGTATGGGATAAGTTATTTCTGTTCAAAACTTTTATTGATCAGTTAATGAGAAGATGTGTGCCCGAATCTGAAATAAATGCTATCTTACATGATTGTCATGCATCGTCTTATGGTGGTCATCATGCGGGTGACAAAACAACAGCCAAGGTGTTGCAATCAGGTTTCTATTGA